In Bradyrhizobium guangxiense, the following are encoded in one genomic region:
- a CDS encoding Orn/Lys/Arg decarboxylase N-terminal domain-containing protein has translation MDYFKRFNFLFAAPMFDADDLEGVRFNQIIEEIQRSGFEVVRARRLEDAEIAVQTDAAIGCMVVDWGKKGLEGKTSALINLMRRRGLDFPIILLIRRKRFEDLPVEVLDFIDGYVFLSEETPPFIAKNLISRLKQYAETLKTPFFGALVDYAEEGNQLWTCPGHNGGSFYSRSPIGRVFVEHLGESVFRDDLDNSVLDLGDLLTHEGPALKAQKEAAQIFGAEKTYFVLNGTSTSNKVALGALVTDGDLVLFDRNNHKAAHHGALMINGGIPVYVPTIRNAWGLIGPMRWDALDEKALREAIRNHPLVSDRDAWRKGRPFRVAVVEQCTYDGSIHSAEMIIKRIGHLCDYILFDEAWAGFMKFHPLYAGRFAMGLSNLPPEAPGIIATQSTHKQLASFSQASQIHIKDRHIRGQKRRVEHRRFNESFMQHASTSPFYPLFASLDVGAQMMKGRSGEVLWDDTIRLGIELRKKIRAMRREFEEKEQTPDRRWFFEPFVPDRIAIPDVSRPGAVHNVAWETLSTDELATNPTLWQLSPDGNWHGFPGLTEGFAMTDPNKLTLLTPGFDRATGAYAEHGIPAPVVAQYLRENRIVPEKNDLNSLLFLLTPGVEASKAGTLISGLVAFKKLHDDNALLEDVIPEFYQRRQARYAGVRLRDLCGEMHRFFRAADVSALQARQFMPEHMPEIAMSPRDAARYLFRNDVDYLPIEAIAGRVATTPFVVYPPGIATIVPGERLNQQARPMIDYLKMFETCFNTFPGFDVEIQGVYKEIDAHGRIGLYTYVVAE, from the coding sequence ATGGACTATTTCAAGCGCTTCAACTTCCTGTTCGCCGCACCAATGTTCGACGCCGACGATCTCGAAGGCGTCCGCTTCAACCAGATCATTGAGGAGATCCAGCGCTCCGGCTTCGAGGTGGTCCGGGCCCGCAGGCTCGAGGACGCCGAGATCGCGGTGCAGACCGATGCGGCGATCGGCTGCATGGTCGTGGACTGGGGCAAGAAGGGCCTGGAGGGCAAGACCTCGGCGCTGATCAATCTGATGCGGCGCCGGGGCCTCGACTTCCCGATCATCCTCCTGATCCGACGCAAGCGCTTCGAGGACCTCCCGGTCGAGGTGCTCGACTTCATCGACGGCTACGTGTTCCTGTCAGAGGAAACCCCGCCCTTCATCGCCAAGAACTTGATCAGCCGTCTCAAGCAATATGCCGAGACGCTGAAGACGCCGTTCTTCGGCGCGCTGGTCGACTATGCCGAGGAAGGCAACCAGCTCTGGACCTGTCCCGGTCACAATGGCGGCTCGTTCTACAGCCGCAGCCCGATTGGCCGCGTCTTCGTCGAGCATCTCGGCGAATCCGTGTTCCGCGACGACCTCGACAATTCCGTGCTCGATCTCGGCGACCTCCTGACCCACGAAGGGCCGGCGCTCAAGGCGCAGAAGGAAGCCGCCCAGATCTTCGGCGCCGAAAAGACCTATTTCGTGCTCAACGGCACCTCCACCTCCAACAAGGTTGCGCTCGGCGCCCTCGTCACCGACGGTGATCTCGTGCTGTTCGACCGCAACAACCACAAGGCCGCCCATCACGGCGCGCTGATGATCAACGGCGGCATCCCGGTCTACGTCCCGACCATCCGCAACGCCTGGGGCCTGATCGGCCCGATGCGCTGGGACGCGCTCGACGAGAAGGCCCTGCGTGAGGCGATCCGCAACCATCCGCTGGTCAGCGACAGGGACGCCTGGCGCAAGGGGCGGCCGTTCCGCGTCGCCGTCGTCGAGCAGTGCACCTATGACGGCTCGATCCATAGCGCCGAGATGATCATCAAGCGCATCGGCCATCTCTGCGACTATATCCTGTTCGACGAGGCCTGGGCCGGCTTCATGAAGTTCCATCCGCTCTATGCCGGCCGCTTCGCCATGGGCCTTTCCAACCTTCCCCCGGAGGCACCGGGCATCATCGCGACGCAGTCGACCCACAAGCAGCTTGCCAGCTTCTCACAGGCTTCGCAGATTCACATCAAGGACCGCCACATCCGCGGCCAGAAGCGACGCGTCGAGCACCGCCGCTTCAACGAAAGCTTCATGCAGCACGCATCGACATCTCCCTTCTATCCACTCTTCGCATCACTGGATGTGGGCGCGCAGATGATGAAGGGCCGCTCCGGCGAAGTCTTGTGGGACGACACGATCCGTCTCGGCATCGAGCTGCGCAAGAAGATCCGCGCGATGCGCCGGGAGTTCGAAGAGAAGGAGCAGACCCCCGATCGGCGCTGGTTCTTCGAGCCCTTCGTTCCCGACCGTATCGCCATTCCCGACGTCAGCCGCCCCGGCGCGGTGCACAACGTCGCCTGGGAAACCCTCTCGACCGACGAGCTCGCCACCAATCCCACGCTCTGGCAGCTTTCCCCCGATGGCAATTGGCATGGCTTCCCCGGCCTCACCGAGGGCTTTGCCATGACCGACCCGAACAAGCTGACGCTGCTCACGCCGGGCTTCGATCGTGCCACCGGCGCCTATGCCGAGCACGGCATCCCCGCCCCCGTGGTCGCGCAATACTTGCGCGAGAACCGCATCGTCCCGGAAAAGAACGACCTCAACTCCCTGCTCTTCCTGCTCACCCCCGGGGTCGAAGCAAGCAAGGCCGGCACGCTGATCTCCGGGCTCGTCGCCTTCAAGAAGCTCCACGACGACAATGCGCTGCTGGAGGACGTCATTCCCGAATTCTACCAGCGGCGGCAAGCGCGCTATGCCGGCGTGCGCCTGCGCGATCTCTGCGGCGAGATGCACCGCTTCTTCCGCGCCGCCGACGTCAGCGCGCTCCAGGCGCGGCAGTTCATGCCCGAGCACATGCCCGAGATCGCGATGTCCCCCCGTGACGCCGCGCGGTACCTGTTCCGCAACGATGTCGATTATCTGCCGATCGAGGCGATCGCGGGCCGCGTCGCCACCACGCCCTTCGTGGTCTATCCGCCCGGCATCGCCACCATCGTTCCGGGCGAAAGGCTTAACCAACAAGCCAGGCCTATGATCGATTATCTCAAGATGTTCGAGACCTGCTTCAACACATTCCCGGGCTTCGACGTTGAGATCCAGGGCGTCTACAAGGAGATCGACGCCCACGGGCGTATCGGGCTCTATACGTACGTCGTGGCCGAGTAG
- a CDS encoding hydroxyacid dehydrogenase — MSVNNKRVFYVKYLANPIYVDILKARPDVRLDRIENESPEDFYAPILRAAHVYQIGAARDELAPHFHVDGAFLKRTPNLVLVSSNGAGFDPVDVEACTAAGVLVVNQSGGNAHSVAEHALAMMLTLSKRIIQSDRRLRRERDVNRNELVGNEVEHKTVGIIGLGNVGRRIAALCKGLLGMKVLAYDPYLSAEVMAERGGEKVELDELLRRADFVSISCPLDKGSRNMISTREFALMQPHAYFITTARGFIHDEDALLQALRDKRIAGAGLDVWSKEPPPPEHPLLQFDNVLASPHTAGVTIEARQNMGRIAAEQVLDTLDGKRPPRIINPEVWPRYAERFKQAFGVMPG, encoded by the coding sequence ATGTCCGTCAACAACAAGCGCGTCTTCTACGTCAAATACCTGGCCAATCCGATCTATGTCGATATTCTCAAGGCGCGGCCCGATGTCCGGCTCGACCGCATCGAGAACGAGAGTCCCGAAGATTTCTACGCGCCGATCCTGAGGGCGGCGCATGTCTACCAGATCGGCGCGGCCCGGGACGAACTCGCCCCCCATTTCCATGTCGATGGCGCCTTCCTGAAGCGCACGCCGAACCTGGTGCTTGTCTCCAGCAACGGTGCGGGCTTCGACCCTGTCGATGTCGAGGCCTGCACGGCTGCGGGGGTGCTGGTCGTCAATCAGTCGGGGGGCAATGCCCATTCGGTTGCCGAGCACGCGCTGGCGATGATGCTAACGCTGTCCAAACGCATCATCCAGTCGGATCGGCGCCTGCGTCGCGAGCGCGACGTCAACCGCAACGAGCTGGTCGGCAACGAGGTCGAGCACAAGACCGTCGGCATCATCGGCCTCGGCAATGTGGGCCGCCGCATCGCCGCGCTGTGCAAGGGCCTGCTCGGCATGAAGGTGCTGGCCTACGACCCCTATCTGTCGGCCGAGGTGATGGCCGAGCGGGGCGGCGAGAAAGTCGAGCTCGACGAGCTGTTGCGGCGCGCCGATTTCGTCTCGATCTCCTGCCCACTCGACAAGGGCAGCCGCAACATGATCAGCACGCGCGAGTTCGCCCTGATGCAGCCGCACGCCTACTTCATCACCACGGCGCGCGGCTTCATTCACGACGAGGATGCGCTGCTGCAGGCGCTGCGCGACAAGCGCATCGCCGGTGCCGGCCTCGACGTCTGGTCCAAGGAGCCCCCGCCGCCGGAGCATCCGTTGCTGCAGTTCGACAACGTGCTGGCAAGCCCGCATACCGCGGGGGTGACGATCGAGGCGCGTCAGAACATGGGCCGGATCGCGGCCGAGCAGGTGCTGGACACGCTCGACGGCAAGCGTCCTCCGCGCATCATCAATCCCGAGGTCTGGCCGCGCTATGCGGAGCGTTTCAAGCAGGCGTTCGGCGTGATGCCGGGGTAG
- a CDS encoding xanthine dehydrogenase family protein molybdopterin-binding subunit, with protein MNAYVGTPASRVDGRAKVTGAAKYAGEFNANGLVHGFVVEATIPRGRIVRLDTREALKIPGVLNVLTHANRPPLAEKDEAWKDEVAPEGSPFRPLYDDRIKFNGQPIALVVADEWETAKFAATLVRIDYEQDGFATDLEAERGSASEMDKPHKPRGDAKAALAAAAVRHEADYLIPTEHHNPMELYATTTVWEDDGRLTVYDKTQGVQNVHKFLCGVFEKKPEQIRVLSPYVGGAFGSGLRPQYQVVLATMAALALKRSVRVVLTRQQMYGLGYRPMTIEHVALGARSDGTLDAVAHEAIAVTSRYEDFSRNDTGWAEQLYRSPNSYFSHRLVDLDVSTPCDMRAPGAATGVCALECAMDELAVALKLDPIELRLKCYSDRDQSEDLPYTSKQLRECYARGAEAFGWSRRSPAPRSMRDGKELVGWGMATGVWEALQMPVAARIVLTANGHAEVSCAASDIGTGTYTIVAQVAADALGLPIENISVRLADSTLPQAPVEGGSWMAASSAHAVLGAAEDIRQELARLAKAMPGSPLADLDAANVILADGMIASDDRRGAAVSVADVMRYSKLERIEKEKLNQFTEDKSHARNTHSAVFAEVKIDEQLGIIRVTRIVSAIAAGRILNTKTGRSQVMGSVVWGIGMALHEETMMDHRFGRIMNADIAEYHIPVNADIHDIDVIFVDETDSRINRLGVKGLGEIGIVGVPAAIANAVHHATGKRIRRFPITLDKLLA; from the coding sequence ATGAACGCCTATGTCGGAACACCAGCGTCGCGCGTCGACGGCCGGGCCAAGGTCACCGGAGCTGCGAAGTACGCCGGCGAATTCAACGCCAACGGCCTGGTCCATGGGTTCGTGGTCGAAGCCACCATACCGCGCGGTCGTATCGTGCGGCTCGACACCCGCGAGGCTCTGAAGATTCCCGGCGTTCTCAACGTGCTCACGCATGCCAACCGTCCTCCCCTGGCGGAGAAGGACGAGGCCTGGAAGGATGAAGTGGCCCCGGAGGGGTCGCCGTTCCGGCCGCTTTATGACGACAGGATCAAGTTCAACGGACAGCCGATTGCTCTCGTCGTCGCCGACGAATGGGAAACCGCGAAGTTCGCCGCGACGCTGGTGCGGATCGACTACGAGCAGGATGGGTTTGCGACCGATCTGGAGGCCGAACGCGGCAGTGCCAGCGAGATGGACAAGCCGCACAAGCCGCGCGGCGACGCCAAAGCAGCGCTCGCGGCCGCAGCCGTCCGGCACGAAGCGGACTATCTCATTCCGACCGAGCATCACAATCCGATGGAGCTCTATGCGACGACGACCGTCTGGGAAGACGACGGCAGGCTCACGGTCTACGACAAGACGCAAGGCGTTCAGAACGTGCATAAGTTCCTCTGCGGCGTTTTCGAGAAGAAGCCTGAACAGATCCGCGTGCTTTCGCCCTATGTCGGCGGCGCGTTCGGCTCCGGTCTACGGCCACAATACCAGGTGGTGCTGGCAACGATGGCCGCGCTCGCCCTCAAGCGCTCCGTCCGCGTCGTGCTGACACGACAGCAGATGTACGGGCTTGGCTATCGGCCGATGACGATAGAGCATGTCGCGCTGGGGGCAAGGTCCGACGGTACCCTTGATGCCGTTGCCCACGAGGCGATCGCCGTGACCTCACGTTATGAAGACTTCTCCCGCAATGACACGGGGTGGGCCGAGCAGCTCTACAGAAGCCCGAATAGCTACTTTTCCCACAGACTGGTCGACCTCGACGTCTCGACGCCCTGCGACATGCGCGCGCCGGGTGCGGCAACGGGCGTTTGCGCTCTCGAATGCGCCATGGACGAATTGGCTGTCGCGCTGAAGCTGGATCCGATCGAGCTGCGCCTGAAGTGCTACTCGGATCGCGACCAGAGCGAGGACCTCCCTTACACCAGCAAGCAGTTGCGCGAATGCTACGCCCGCGGCGCCGAAGCCTTCGGCTGGAGCCGGCGCAGTCCAGCGCCGCGCTCCATGCGCGACGGCAAGGAACTGGTCGGCTGGGGCATGGCGACTGGGGTCTGGGAAGCACTGCAGATGCCGGTCGCCGCCCGCATCGTCCTGACGGCCAACGGCCACGCCGAGGTCTCCTGCGCCGCCTCCGACATCGGCACCGGCACGTACACCATCGTGGCACAGGTAGCGGCCGATGCCCTCGGGCTTCCGATCGAGAACATCAGCGTGCGGCTCGCCGATTCGACCTTGCCGCAAGCCCCCGTCGAGGGCGGCTCCTGGATGGCGGCATCCAGCGCGCACGCGGTGTTGGGAGCGGCCGAAGACATTCGCCAGGAGCTAGCACGTCTCGCCAAGGCCATGCCCGGCTCGCCGCTCGCTGACCTCGACGCCGCCAATGTCATCCTGGCAGACGGCATGATCGCCAGCGACGACAGGCGCGGGGCTGCTGTCTCGGTTGCGGATGTCATGCGCTACAGCAAGCTTGAGCGGATCGAAAAGGAGAAGCTCAACCAGTTCACGGAGGATAAGTCGCATGCCCGCAACACGCATTCGGCGGTCTTTGCCGAGGTAAAGATTGACGAGCAGTTGGGAATCATCCGCGTCACGCGGATCGTCAGCGCGATCGCAGCCGGGCGCATCCTGAACACCAAGACGGGCCGCAGCCAAGTCATGGGCAGCGTGGTCTGGGGAATTGGTATGGCGCTACACGAGGAGACGATGATGGATCACCGCTTCGGCCGCATCATGAACGCTGACATCGCCGAGTACCACATTCCCGTGAACGCCGACATTCACGACATTGACGTCATTTTCGTCGACGAAACCGACAGCCGCATCAATCGACTGGGCGTCAAGGGTCTCGGCGAAATCGGCATCGTCGGCGTACCTGCGGCGATCGCGAACGCTGTCCATCATGCGACCGGCAAGCGCATCCGGCGCTTCCCGATCACGCTAGACAAGCTGCTGGCCTAA
- the ald gene encoding alanine dehydrogenase, with translation MRVGVPREIKLQEYRVGLTPGAVREYVAAGHQVTVETGAGGGIGASDEVYRRAGATIAENARDIFAKSDMIVKVKEPQKSEWAQLREGQILFTYLHLAPDPEQAKGLLASGCTAIAYETVTDANGHLPLLAPMSEVAGRLAIEAAGAALKRSAGGRGLLLGGVPGVQPARVVVLGGGVVGTQAARMAAGLGAEVTVIDRSLPRLRQLDDLFAGRVRTRFSTIESVEEEVFAADVVIGAVLVPGASAPKLVTRAMLTSMRPGAVLVDVAIDQGGCFETSHPTTHADPTYEVDGVVHYCVANMPGAVPVTSSQALNNATLPFGLMLATKGFAAVLENPHLRNGLNVHRGRITNKAVAESLGLEFAPVESGLAA, from the coding sequence ATGCGCGTCGGTGTTCCCAGGGAGATCAAGCTACAGGAATATCGCGTCGGGCTCACCCCGGGGGCCGTCCGTGAATATGTCGCGGCCGGGCATCAGGTGACCGTCGAGACCGGCGCCGGCGGCGGCATCGGCGCGTCCGACGAGGTATATCGGCGGGCGGGGGCGACCATTGCCGAGAACGCCCGCGACATCTTCGCCAAGTCCGACATGATCGTGAAGGTGAAGGAGCCGCAGAAAAGCGAATGGGCTCAGCTTCGCGAAGGCCAGATTCTATTTACTTATCTTCACCTTGCGCCGGATCCGGAGCAGGCCAAGGGCTTGCTTGCCTCGGGCTGCACCGCGATCGCCTATGAAACCGTCACGGACGCGAACGGTCACCTCCCGCTGCTCGCGCCGATGAGCGAAGTCGCCGGCCGCCTCGCCATCGAGGCCGCCGGCGCCGCGCTCAAACGGTCAGCCGGCGGGCGTGGCCTGCTGCTGGGCGGCGTGCCCGGCGTGCAGCCGGCCCGCGTCGTCGTGCTTGGCGGCGGCGTGGTCGGAACGCAGGCGGCCCGCATGGCCGCGGGCCTTGGTGCGGAAGTCACGGTGATCGATCGCTCGCTTCCCCGTCTGCGCCAGCTGGACGATCTCTTTGCCGGACGGGTGCGCACCCGCTTCTCCACGATCGAGTCGGTCGAGGAGGAAGTGTTTGCCGCCGACGTCGTGATCGGCGCGGTGCTGGTGCCGGGCGCCAGCGCACCCAAGCTGGTCACGCGCGCCATGCTGACATCAATGCGGCCCGGCGCGGTACTGGTCGACGTCGCGATCGACCAGGGCGGCTGCTTCGAGACCTCGCATCCGACTACGCATGCCGATCCGACCTACGAGGTGGACGGCGTCGTGCACTATTGCGTCGCCAACATGCCAGGCGCGGTGCCGGTGACGTCGAGCCAGGCACTGAACAACGCGACGCTGCCGTTCGGCCTGATGCTGGCGACCAAGGGCTTTGCCGCGGTGCTGGAAAATCCGCATCTGCGCAATGGGCTGAACGTCCATCGCGGCCGCATCACCAACAAGGCAGTGGCGGAGAGCCTCGGGCTGGAGTTCGCCCCGGTGGAGAGCGGGCTGGCGGCCTGA
- a CDS encoding ornithine cyclodeaminase family protein, which produces MHFVSDTEVTRVLTFPILIAALEAAHRRPKMEVLDAFLGDEKGQYVIRSAVDPGRYMASKMFTSFPSNLAEGKMPAVQAVCVLFDGTNGRPLAAMDGTEITHWRTAADSALGTKLLAAPAPETLLCVGAGEMSEWLIRGHRTVRPSLERVLIWNRSPERASDLARRLAEGGVKAETTWDLDAATREADVITTCTRSHQALIKGRNLRPGAHLDLVGGYTPQTREADDEAARMSRVFVDRRESAFHGVGDILQPIASGAISGADVLGDLYDLAGGRVQGRVSPSDITFFKNAGGGHLDLMTCEAVFQQLGAKLG; this is translated from the coding sequence TTGCACTTTGTCTCCGATACCGAAGTCACGAGAGTTCTGACGTTTCCGATCCTCATTGCGGCGCTGGAAGCGGCGCATCGCCGGCCGAAGATGGAGGTGCTGGACGCCTTCCTGGGCGATGAGAAGGGACAATACGTCATCCGCAGCGCCGTCGATCCCGGCCGTTACATGGCGAGCAAGATGTTCACCAGCTTCCCCAGCAATCTGGCAGAGGGCAAGATGCCGGCGGTGCAGGCCGTGTGCGTACTGTTCGACGGCACCAACGGACGGCCGCTTGCGGCGATGGACGGGACCGAGATCACGCACTGGCGCACGGCCGCCGATTCCGCACTCGGCACGAAATTGCTCGCCGCGCCCGCCCCCGAGACGCTGCTTTGCGTCGGTGCCGGTGAGATGTCCGAATGGCTGATCCGGGGGCATCGGACGGTGAGACCGTCGCTCGAGCGCGTCCTGATCTGGAATCGAAGCCCGGAGCGGGCTTCCGACCTCGCCAGGCGGTTGGCGGAAGGCGGCGTGAAGGCGGAAACGACCTGGGATCTCGACGCCGCGACGCGCGAGGCTGATGTCATCACCACCTGCACGAGATCGCATCAGGCGCTGATCAAGGGCCGCAATTTGCGGCCGGGCGCGCATCTGGATCTCGTCGGTGGCTACACGCCGCAAACCCGTGAAGCCGATGACGAGGCAGCAAGGATGTCGCGCGTGTTCGTGGACCGCAGGGAATCCGCCTTCCACGGCGTCGGCGACATCCTGCAACCGATCGCAAGCGGTGCGATCAGCGGGGCGGACGTGCTGGGCGATCTCTACGATCTCGCCGGCGGCCGTGTGCAGGGACGCGTCTCACCGTCCGACATTACCTTCTTCAAGAATGCCGGCGGCGGTCATCTCGACCTCATGACCTGCGAGGCCGTGTTCCAACAGCTCGGCGCAAAACTTGGGTAG
- a CDS encoding Lrp/AsnC family transcriptional regulator, whose translation MALDRKDLAILAELTTNARASHTELANKIGLSSTALARRQKALEDDGYIQAYQAALDLAQFGLTTTVLVRIALESQSDEALKAFEAEVVKCPSVVRCFLMSGTDDYILIVLARDIQDFERIHRTELSRLPRVARVQSSFALREIVNRAVPTVVFGEAKR comes from the coding sequence TTGGCCCTCGACCGGAAAGACCTCGCGATCCTGGCGGAACTCACGACCAATGCGCGCGCCAGTCATACCGAGCTGGCCAACAAGATCGGCTTGTCCAGCACCGCCCTGGCACGGCGACAGAAAGCGCTCGAAGACGACGGCTACATCCAGGCCTACCAGGCCGCGCTCGACCTCGCCCAGTTCGGCCTCACCACCACCGTGCTGGTTCGCATCGCGCTGGAGAGCCAGAGCGACGAGGCGCTCAAGGCCTTCGAAGCCGAGGTGGTGAAATGCCCCTCCGTCGTGCGCTGCTTCCTGATGTCGGGCACCGACGACTACATCCTCATCGTGCTCGCCCGCGACATCCAGGATTTCGAGCGCATCCACCGCACCGAGCTGTCCCGCCTGCCCCGCGTCGCACGCGTGCAGTCGAGTTTTGCCCTGCGCGAGATCGTCAACCGCGCGGTGCCGACGGTGGTGTTCGGCGAGGCGAAGCGCTGA
- a CDS encoding GNAT family N-acetyltransferase, producing MNDTAIVRPDDEPVLVRTSRESDVEAMLAIYRHHVRNGVPRDVEGTGAPEPDDLRDRRKNLKQTRLPHLVATFRGEVVGYAYAVLFRKRPAYRYTAKHSIYVHHAQLGRGVGRLLLQELVDACAAAGFRQMIGYIDADNASSLALHEKFGFARAGLLCGVAYRHGRWSDTVMVQRSLGAGTTAPPPVTAPGR from the coding sequence ATGAACGACACCGCAATTGTACGTCCAGATGACGAACCCGTCCTGGTCCGCACCTCACGCGAGAGCGATGTCGAGGCGATGCTGGCGATCTACCGCCATCACGTCCGCAATGGCGTGCCGCGCGATGTCGAGGGAACCGGCGCCCCCGAGCCGGACGATCTCCGCGACCGGCGCAAGAACCTGAAGCAGACCCGCCTTCCCCATCTGGTCGCGACCTTTCGCGGCGAGGTGGTCGGCTATGCCTACGCCGTCCTGTTTCGCAAGCGGCCGGCCTATCGCTACACGGCCAAGCATTCGATCTACGTCCACCACGCGCAGCTCGGCCGCGGGGTTGGACGGCTGCTGCTGCAGGAATTGGTCGATGCTTGTGCGGCGGCGGGCTTTCGCCAGATGATCGGCTATATCGACGCCGACAACGCCTCCTCGCTGGCGCTGCACGAAAAATTTGGCTTCGCGCGCGCCGGCCTGCTCTGCGGCGTCGCCTATCGCCACGGCCGCTGGTCCGACACGGTCATGGTGCAGCGCTCGCTCGGCGCGGGAACGACGGCGCCCCCGCCAGTCACGGCGCCCGGGCGTTAG
- a CDS encoding flagellar basal body rod protein FlgC translates to MSIFSIATSGLSAASLRANVAASNIANVRTTGPLPASGASSGTSAVTGSSSIAPTFPAAYVPLRVDQVDQSSGSAPGGTTATVSTVSPSYTAQSDPSAPFANQDGLVAAPNVDIAGEFVQLAAAKYSFIANAKVIQAYAETTESLLDIKA, encoded by the coding sequence ATGAGCATATTCTCGATTGCGACATCCGGACTTTCCGCGGCGAGCTTGCGCGCGAACGTTGCCGCGAGCAACATTGCCAATGTCCGTACGACGGGCCCGCTGCCCGCATCAGGCGCGTCGTCGGGCACGTCGGCCGTTACAGGCAGTTCGAGCATTGCTCCGACGTTTCCTGCGGCCTACGTGCCGTTGCGCGTCGATCAGGTCGATCAATCCAGCGGCTCGGCGCCGGGCGGCACGACCGCGACCGTGTCGACGGTTTCGCCGAGCTATACCGCGCAATCCGACCCAAGTGCCCCGTTTGCAAACCAGGATGGCCTGGTCGCAGCCCCGAATGTCGATATCGCGGGCGAGTTCGTTCAACTGGCGGCCGCCAAGTACAGCTTCATTGCCAATGCGAAGGTCATTCAGGCCTACGCGGAAACGACAGAGTCGCTCCTCGACATCAAGGCCTGA
- a CDS encoding (2Fe-2S)-binding protein codes for MADIAIPERIPINLIVNGERRTLEVVPWTTLLDALRDRLELTGTKKGCDHGQCGACTVLVDGRRVNSCLTLAVMKDGAEITTIEGLARDGTLHPLQQAFIDHDAFQCGYCTPGQICSAAGLLAEGRARDADEIRELMSGNLCRCGAYPSIVAAIEQAMSRS; via the coding sequence ATGGCCGACATTGCGATCCCCGAACGCATTCCGATCAACCTCATCGTCAATGGCGAAAGGCGCACCCTCGAGGTCGTGCCATGGACCACGCTTCTGGATGCGCTGCGAGACCGCCTGGAGTTGACCGGCACCAAAAAAGGCTGCGATCACGGCCAATGCGGCGCCTGCACCGTGCTGGTTGATGGAAGACGGGTCAATTCCTGCCTGACGCTCGCGGTCATGAAGGATGGCGCTGAGATCACGACGATCGAAGGCCTGGCCAGGGACGGCACGTTGCATCCCCTGCAACAAGCCTTCATCGACCATGATGCCTTTCAGTGCGGCTATTGCACGCCGGGACAGATCTGCTCTGCCGCGGGCCTGTTGGCCGAGGGCCGTGCGCGAGATGCCGACGAGATCCGGGAGCTGATGAGCGGAAACCTCTGCCGCTGCGGCGCATATCCCAGCATCGTGGCAGCGATCGAGCAAGCCATGAGCCGGTCATGA
- a CDS encoding FAD binding domain-containing protein, which produces MNNFHYSRASDVADAIRLLAADPGAKLIAGGTNLIDLMKENVERPSRLIDISRLPLRDIEETADGGLRIGALVPNSDLAYHPLIKQRYPLLASAILAGASAQLRNMASVGGNLMQRTRCPYFYDTTTPCNKRSPGTSCSAIDGLNRNHAILGASKSCIATNPSDMSVALAALGARVHVAGPSGQRSIALTDFHRLPDDTPHLDTNLGKGEIITAIELAPHGFARNYSYLKLRDRLSYAFALVSVAAALELEGNAISEARLALGGVAHKPWRSPEAEAALRGQAATPDHFGRAADLLLQGATARSHNGFKIELARRAIVRTLMQAASATPQSQAHKKIA; this is translated from the coding sequence ATGAACAACTTTCATTATTCCCGCGCAAGCGACGTTGCCGACGCCATTCGCCTGCTTGCCGCCGATCCAGGCGCAAAGCTGATTGCCGGCGGCACCAACCTGATCGATCTGATGAAGGAGAATGTCGAACGGCCCTCCCGGCTCATCGACATCTCGCGCCTGCCGCTCCGCGATATCGAGGAGACGGCCGACGGCGGTCTGCGCATCGGCGCCTTGGTGCCGAATTCAGACCTCGCCTACCATCCCTTGATCAAGCAGCGCTATCCGCTCCTCGCCAGCGCGATCCTGGCCGGCGCCTCCGCGCAACTGCGCAACATGGCCTCGGTCGGCGGCAATCTGATGCAGCGAACGCGCTGCCCGTACTTCTATGACACCACGACGCCTTGCAACAAGCGAAGCCCCGGCACGAGCTGCTCGGCAATCGATGGCCTCAATCGCAACCACGCAATCCTCGGCGCCAGCAAGTCCTGCATCGCCACCAATCCATCCGACATGAGCGTGGCGCTGGCCGCGCTCGGCGCGCGGGTGCATGTCGCAGGCCCCTCGGGTCAGCGCAGCATCGCGCTGACGGACTTCCACCGGCTTCCGGACGATACGCCGCATCTCGACACGAATCTGGGCAAAGGAGAGATCATTACGGCAATCGAGCTGGCGCCGCACGGCTTTGCACGGAACTACAGCTATCTGAAGCTCCGCGATCGGCTGTCCTACGCCTTTGCCCTGGTCTCGGTCGCAGCCGCGCTCGAACTGGAGGGCAACGCGATCAGCGAAGCGCGCCTGGCACTGGGGGGCGTGGCTCACAAGCCCTGGCGAAGCCCTGAGGCCGAAGCAGCATTGCGCGGCCAGGCGGCGACACCGGATCATTTCGGACGCGCCGCTGACCTGCTGCTGCAGGGGGCAACTGCTCGATCTCATAATGGATTCAAGATCGAGCTGGCCCGCCGAGCGATCGTGCGTACGCTCATGCAAGCCGCAAGTGCCACGCCGCAGTCACAAGCTCACAAGAAGATCGCATGA